The Sediminispirochaeta smaragdinae DSM 11293 genome has a segment encoding these proteins:
- a CDS encoding DMT family transporter — MSSDKRENRPLLGAALMTASAASFALMGAAVKYAQGVPVFEKVLFRNLIILFIAVVSLASRRISPWGEAEDRTKLFLRALLGYIGVVCTFYALGKLPLADANLLNKTSPFFVTFFAAIFLHERLRRIHIPALIAAMIGAVLIIKPGFDVNAFPAFIGFLSAIFAGAAYTLVRSLNAREDPMVIIFYFSLLSVLVSLPLAMRGFVVPNPPLLVALVATGLFGAGGQFFITLSYRYGKAADISIFNYSSVIFSLLIGYIGWRELPDWFSLTGALLILGAAGLVYFTARRDR; from the coding sequence ATGAGTTCCGACAAGAGAGAAAATCGTCCTCTTTTGGGGGCTGCTTTGATGACAGCCTCGGCAGCCTCCTTCGCCCTGATGGGGGCGGCCGTTAAATATGCCCAAGGTGTTCCTGTCTTTGAGAAGGTACTGTTTCGTAATCTCATTATTCTCTTCATAGCCGTTGTATCCCTTGCCTCCAGGCGCATATCCCCCTGGGGAGAGGCAGAGGATCGAACGAAGTTGTTTTTACGTGCCCTTTTAGGTTATATCGGCGTGGTCTGTACCTTCTATGCCCTTGGCAAGCTGCCTCTCGCCGATGCCAACCTATTAAATAAGACCTCACCCTTTTTTGTTACTTTTTTTGCAGCCATTTTCTTACATGAGCGATTACGTCGTATCCATATTCCCGCCCTGATCGCGGCTATGATCGGGGCTGTTCTCATCATTAAACCTGGTTTCGATGTAAACGCATTTCCCGCTTTTATCGGTTTCCTTTCCGCTATTTTTGCAGGCGCCGCCTATACCCTCGTGCGTTCCCTCAACGCCAGAGAAGATCCCATGGTGATCATCTTCTATTTTTCGCTTCTTTCGGTCCTCGTCAGCCTGCCTCTGGCCATGCGCGGCTTTGTGGTACCCAATCCACCGCTCCTGGTTGCCCTGGTCGCAACCGGACTTTTCGGGGCTGGGGGACAGTTTTTCATTACCTTAAGTTATCGCTACGGCAAGGCCGCCGATATCTCGATTTTCAACTATTCAAGCGTGATCTTCTCTCTTCTCATCGGTTATATAGGCTGGAGAGAGCTTCCCGATTGGTTTTCATTGACCGGGGCTCTTCTTATTTTGGGAGCCGCCGGCCTTGTCTACTTTACCGCTCGAAGGGATCGATGA
- a CDS encoding extracellular solute-binding protein, translating to MMRRVILSCIMLLLTLTAWSEVTIRHALSIRGTPKYGPDFQYFDYVRPDAPQGGTLRRYNIGTYDNFHRYALRGVPDPASTALYDTLMTYSDDEVESVYPLIAEKLEYPDDFSWVIFHIDPRARFQDGEPITAEDIRYSFTTFMEKGVPQFRSYFKPVREVEVLDRLRIKFTLEKGDREMVLSLASLTIIPRQWWKDHDFSEPQTEVPLGSGAYTISDYKIGQYIVYKRLEDYWARDLPVNRGRDNFDYIRYDYYRDSNVAFEAFKAGEYDLRFENTSKTWATLYTGSAFDRGYIKKETIEHQLPANMQALVFNIQRPIFSDPKVRRAIGYLFDFEWMNKNLFYGQYARTRSFFQHTEYEAKGLPSPEEKKILEPIRDQIPPELFTQPYDPPKTDGSGNIRGQMRSALALFKEAGWEVRNRKLVNAATGKAMEFELLLADASLERVALAFQKNLERVGITMNIRVVDVSQFTNRLRERDFDMISSVYRARRYPDSSLLFPWHSAYLDSTYNTAGVSDPAVDYLIEGIIRNQENGQQLIYWGRALDRVLSWNFYLVPEWHNSAYWISYWNKFSRPPMLPKYSTGVDCWWYDEQKAAMLPEEHR from the coding sequence ATGATGCGTAGAGTCATACTATCGTGTATTATGCTTCTTTTGACCCTAACGGCCTGGAGCGAGGTAACGATACGTCACGCCCTTTCCATTCGAGGTACCCCGAAATACGGCCCCGATTTCCAATATTTCGACTATGTACGGCCCGATGCTCCTCAGGGGGGGACCTTACGACGGTATAACATCGGAACCTACGATAACTTTCACCGTTACGCCCTTCGCGGCGTGCCCGACCCTGCTAGTACAGCACTCTACGATACCCTCATGACCTATAGCGATGATGAGGTCGAGAGCGTCTATCCTCTGATTGCTGAAAAGCTCGAATACCCCGACGACTTCAGTTGGGTGATCTTCCATATCGATCCCAGGGCACGATTCCAGGATGGCGAGCCCATTACCGCCGAGGATATTCGCTATAGTTTTACCACCTTCATGGAAAAGGGGGTTCCCCAGTTTCGTTCATACTTTAAACCGGTCAGGGAGGTGGAGGTACTCGACCGCCTGCGGATAAAGTTCACCCTTGAAAAGGGGGACCGGGAGATGGTCCTTTCCCTTGCAAGCCTGACCATTATCCCGAGACAGTGGTGGAAGGACCACGATTTCTCGGAGCCGCAGACAGAGGTTCCCTTAGGCTCTGGGGCCTATACCATCTCGGATTACAAGATCGGCCAGTATATCGTCTACAAGCGGCTGGAGGATTACTGGGCGAGGGATCTGCCGGTAAACCGGGGAAGAGACAACTTCGACTACATCCGCTACGACTACTATCGGGACAGTAATGTTGCCTTCGAGGCCTTCAAGGCGGGAGAGTACGACCTGCGATTCGAAAATACCAGTAAAACTTGGGCGACCCTCTATACCGGTTCAGCCTTCGACAGGGGCTACATTAAAAAGGAGACCATCGAACACCAGCTGCCTGCCAACATGCAGGCCCTTGTTTTTAATATCCAGCGGCCGATCTTTTCCGACCCGAAGGTACGGCGGGCCATCGGTTATCTCTTCGATTTCGAATGGATGAACAAGAACCTCTTCTACGGCCAGTACGCCCGTACCCGCAGTTTTTTCCAGCACACCGAATACGAGGCAAAGGGGCTGCCCTCTCCCGAGGAAAAGAAGATCCTCGAGCCGATCAGGGATCAGATTCCTCCGGAACTCTTTACCCAACCCTACGATCCTCCAAAAACCGACGGATCGGGCAACATCAGGGGTCAGATGCGTTCCGCCCTCGCCCTTTTTAAAGAGGCGGGCTGGGAGGTACGAAACAGGAAGCTGGTCAATGCCGCAACGGGAAAAGCCATGGAGTTTGAACTCCTTTTGGCGGATGCATCATTAGAACGAGTCGCCCTTGCATTCCAGAAAAACCTCGAGCGGGTGGGCATCACCATGAATATCAGGGTAGTCGACGTCAGCCAGTTTACCAACCGTCTGAGGGAACGGGATTTCGATATGATAAGCAGCGTGTACCGGGCAAGGCGATATCCCGACAGCAGCTTACTGTTTCCGTGGCACAGCGCATATCTCGACTCCACCTATAACACCGCAGGTGTAAGCGACCCCGCCGTGGACTACCTGATCGAGGGGATCATCCGAAATCAGGAAAACGGCCAACAGCTGATCTATTGGGGCAGGGCTCTGGATCGGGTTCTAAGCTGGAACTTCTATCTGGTCCCGGAATGGCATAACTCGGCATATTGGATTTCCTACTGGAATAAATTTTCCCGACCGCCCATGCTGCCCAAATATAGTACGGGTGTCGACTGTTGGTGGTACGACGAACAGAAGGCCGCTATGTTGCCGGAGGAACATCGATAA
- a CDS encoding DMT family transporter: MKNDLLLLTTAAIWGFAFVAQRSGMAFIGPHTYNALRFLLGALSLFPLFLCSAHGNRIHRQLRQGKWVDVLLAGLFLFGGSALQQMGIVYTSAGKAGFITGFYVVLVPLLGGLFGLHSGKRGWTGAILALSGLYFLSVHGRFSIAFGDLLVMISAFFFASHVLYLSRISVRFDPLFLSIGQYLVCALLSLVAALFSGERIDSASFAGALPSIAYGGIMSVGVAYSLQIVAQRKAHPTHAAIILCMESLFAALGGALLLSERLSSRELFGATLMLAGMLVSQVRKRVRERVER, from the coding sequence ATGAAAAATGATCTTCTTTTGTTGACCACAGCGGCCATCTGGGGCTTTGCCTTTGTTGCTCAGCGGAGCGGAATGGCCTTTATCGGTCCCCATACGTACAACGCCCTCCGCTTTCTTCTCGGTGCACTTTCTCTTTTCCCGCTTTTCCTATGTTCCGCCCATGGAAACCGGATACATCGTCAGCTTCGGCAGGGGAAATGGGTTGATGTTCTCCTCGCGGGCCTTTTCCTTTTTGGCGGATCGGCCCTCCAGCAAATGGGAATTGTGTATACCTCGGCGGGGAAAGCAGGTTTTATTACCGGTTTTTATGTTGTTCTGGTTCCCTTGCTGGGAGGGCTCTTCGGCCTTCATAGCGGGAAACGAGGATGGACGGGGGCGATTCTGGCTCTATCCGGTCTCTATTTTTTAAGCGTACATGGAAGGTTTTCGATCGCTTTCGGGGATCTGCTGGTGATGATCTCCGCCTTCTTTTTCGCATCCCATGTGCTTTATCTTTCACGGATCTCTGTCCGCTTTGATCCTCTTTTTCTTTCGATTGGCCAATATCTCGTCTGTGCCCTGCTCAGCCTTGTGGCGGCTCTGTTCTCCGGGGAACGCATCGATTCCGCATCCTTTGCAGGAGCTCTTCCTTCCATTGCTTACGGTGGCATTATGTCTGTCGGCGTTGCCTATTCGCTCCAGATTGTTGCCCAGAGAAAGGCCCATCCCACCCATGCCGCCATCATTCTCTGTATGGAGAGTCTTTTTGCGGCCTTGGGGGGCGCCCTGCTTCTTTCCGAGCGCCTCAGTTCCCGGGAACTTTTCGGTGCGACATTAATGCTCGCCGGGATGCTCGTAAGCCAGGTCCGCAAGAGGGTGAGGGAGCGTGTAGAACGATGA
- a CDS encoding histidine kinase dimerization/phosphoacceptor domain -containing protein: protein MENKVFNERYNVLFHNSAIAILEEDFGEVIEALQFLPVHSDTQLSAYLNEHPKMARELMSKVRIVDVNPAALKLFEAESKDQFLGSLGRILSKETSRFLQEELIAVYRKKETVEGETINLTFGGKPVHLLISVSFFCAEASTSRALVSMVDITDRKQRERAAEKRRFLSETIQEITMVVTGEVDRDRLLDLVLEQVRRIVDFTSGSVKLFHDHILKAERSLGHKERGAFEFVMNHEIDPLYYPVIQQTIETGEPVVIGDAHTYSGWTVFPATAYIRSVIYLPLLDGEKVVGEIALEHELPNMYTTEDAEHLKPFAAAVSLALKNSTLYRQLYDALQQREVLLRELHHRVKNNLALVNSLVNLQYAKTKDRETEEILAKIQRKISSILLVHEKLYMGGDLKYIKLCDYLHALLQELAASESGHRRIAVNEEIESSLFYSIERLIPLGLIIAELFTNSLKYAEIPVEQLLEFTVTVTISAGRALCFVADNGKGFSPDVRFGNPLNDSEGIGLSLVESLARQIDGDAEILPGPGGGVRFSFPLERV from the coding sequence GTGGAAAACAAGGTTTTTAATGAACGTTACAACGTATTATTTCACAATTCCGCCATTGCTATTCTGGAAGAGGATTTCGGTGAGGTTATCGAAGCACTTCAGTTCCTGCCTGTTCACAGTGATACACAGCTATCGGCCTATCTGAATGAGCATCCGAAAATGGCACGGGAGCTCATGTCCAAGGTCCGAATCGTGGATGTAAATCCTGCGGCCCTCAAGCTTTTCGAGGCGGAAAGTAAAGATCAATTTCTCGGTTCCCTTGGACGGATTTTAAGCAAAGAAACCTCCCGATTCCTGCAGGAAGAGCTTATAGCCGTCTATCGAAAAAAAGAGACCGTCGAAGGAGAAACGATCAATCTGACGTTTGGAGGCAAGCCTGTTCATTTGCTTATCTCCGTATCGTTCTTCTGTGCGGAAGCATCTACCAGCCGTGCCCTTGTCTCCATGGTTGATATTACGGATCGAAAACAGAGGGAACGAGCGGCGGAAAAGCGTCGTTTTCTCTCCGAAACGATCCAGGAGATCACCATGGTCGTTACCGGGGAGGTTGATCGGGATAGGCTTTTGGACCTTGTTCTTGAACAGGTTCGACGGATTGTCGATTTTACCAGCGGAAGTGTAAAACTATTTCACGATCATATTCTCAAGGCCGAACGATCCCTCGGTCACAAGGAGCGTGGCGCCTTTGAGTTTGTCATGAACCATGAAATAGACCCCCTGTACTATCCTGTCATACAACAAACCATCGAAACCGGCGAGCCCGTCGTGATCGGCGATGCTCATACCTATTCCGGCTGGACCGTCTTTCCCGCCACGGCCTACATCAGATCGGTCATCTATCTTCCGCTTTTGGATGGTGAAAAGGTGGTCGGGGAGATTGCACTCGAACATGAGCTTCCCAATATGTATACGACTGAGGACGCCGAGCATCTGAAGCCCTTTGCGGCGGCGGTTTCTCTCGCACTAAAGAACAGCACGCTTTACCGACAATTGTACGATGCCCTTCAGCAACGTGAGGTATTGCTTCGAGAGCTTCATCATCGAGTGAAAAATAATCTTGCCCTGGTCAATAGCCTTGTGAATCTGCAATATGCAAAAACAAAGGATCGGGAAACCGAAGAGATCCTTGCAAAAATTCAACGGAAGATTTCCTCCATTCTGCTTGTCCACGAGAAACTCTACATGGGAGGCGACCTTAAGTACATCAAGCTATGTGATTACCTCCATGCACTTCTGCAGGAGCTTGCCGCTTCCGAAAGCGGTCACAGACGCATTGCGGTCAACGAGGAGATCGAAAGCTCCCTTTTCTATTCGATTGAACGGTTGATCCCTTTAGGTCTTATCATTGCGGAGCTCTTTACCAACAGCCTGAAATATGCCGAAATTCCCGTTGAACAATTGCTCGAATTCACGGTTACCGTCACCATCTCGGCAGGACGTGCTCTCTGCTTTGTTGCCGATAATGGAAAGGGTTTTTCTCCGGATGTCAGATTTGGAAATCCTCTCAACGACAGCGAAGGAATAGGACTCTCGCTGGTGGAGAGCCTGGCCCGACAGATAGACGGAGATGCGGAGATCCTTCCGGGGCCTGGCGGCGGAGTCCGGTTTTCCTTTCCTCTTGAAAGGGTCTGA
- a CDS encoding ABC transporter permease, giving the protein MMSEMQVQRIHSFKANKRGLWSLRIFLILFVLSLFAEFIANDKPLLIWYDGRLFFPLTHEYPETAFGGEFELEADYKDPFVADLIEEAGWMLWPPVRYSYDTINYALPSPAPSPPTRENILGTDDKGRDVLARLIYGFRISVLFGLALTITSSIIGITVGALMGYHGGKLDILGQRFIEVWSGMPTLFLLIILSSVVEPNFWWLLLITLLFGWMNLVGVVRAEFLRGRNLEYVEAARALGVKDRHIMFRHILPNAMVATLTFLPFILSGAITTLTSLDFLGFGLPVGSPSLGELLAQGKANLQAPWLGISAFVVLALILALLVFVGEAVRDAFDPRRNL; this is encoded by the coding sequence ATGATGAGCGAGATGCAGGTACAGCGAATTCACAGCTTCAAGGCAAACAAGCGGGGACTCTGGTCCCTGCGTATCTTTCTCATACTCTTTGTTCTCTCGCTCTTTGCAGAGTTTATTGCCAACGATAAGCCCCTTCTGATCTGGTACGACGGACGGCTCTTTTTCCCCTTGACCCACGAATATCCGGAAACGGCCTTCGGCGGCGAGTTCGAACTGGAAGCCGATTACAAGGACCCTTTCGTCGCCGACCTGATCGAGGAAGCGGGCTGGATGCTCTGGCCGCCGGTCAGGTACAGCTACGATACCATCAACTATGCCCTTCCCAGTCCGGCGCCGAGCCCTCCGACCCGGGAGAATATCCTCGGCACCGACGATAAGGGACGGGATGTGCTGGCCAGGCTCATCTACGGCTTTCGGATATCGGTCCTGTTCGGCCTAGCCCTCACCATCACCTCATCTATCATCGGGATTACGGTCGGGGCTCTCATGGGTTATCACGGCGGAAAACTCGACATCCTCGGCCAGCGATTCATCGAGGTGTGGTCCGGGATGCCGACCCTCTTTCTCCTCATCATTCTTTCAAGCGTGGTGGAGCCGAACTTCTGGTGGCTTCTTTTGATCACCCTCCTTTTCGGCTGGATGAACCTCGTGGGAGTGGTCCGCGCGGAATTCTTACGGGGCAGGAACCTCGAATACGTCGAGGCGGCCCGGGCCTTGGGGGTAAAGGACCGGCACATCATGTTCCGCCATATCCTTCCCAATGCGATGGTGGCAACCCTCACCTTTCTCCCCTTCATTCTCAGTGGAGCGATCACCACCCTCACCAGCCTCGACTTTCTCGGCTTCGGGCTGCCTGTGGGAAGCCCCTCCCTCGGTGAGCTTCTGGCTCAAGGAAAGGCAAACCTTCAGGCACCTTGGCTCGGCATCTCCGCCTTTGTTGTTCTCGCTCTGATTCTGGCGCTGCTGGTCTTCGTTGGCGAAGCGGTACGCGACGCCTTTGATCCGAGGAGGAACCTGTGA
- a CDS encoding alpha/beta hydrolase — MSASNLQKMAAAVQHSSVAQIARPRLLMPESSAAKGQAVLLIHGYTGGPHDMGYLAQRLQEAGYLVSVPRLPGHGTSLEDFLQSDAHDWLRASLDAFLDLKSEGLPVHIAGLSMGGVLTAILAAYLSPKSAILAAPALLTSNPILPLTPFLKLFIRKWERKRKKPYKDPELTPLADEYGRFYTPATAAELYKLQKFGRKTLKKITVPVFTISSKKDRAVPAKVASFVSSSVASQVKEELVLTESPHVVVNDCEKERVADAIIDWLDRQD, encoded by the coding sequence ATGTCAGCAAGCAATCTTCAAAAAATGGCGGCAGCGGTGCAGCATAGCTCGGTGGCGCAGATCGCAAGGCCACGACTGCTTATGCCGGAGTCGTCTGCAGCAAAGGGGCAGGCCGTTCTTTTGATCCATGGATATACAGGCGGCCCTCACGATATGGGGTATCTTGCCCAGCGATTGCAAGAGGCAGGGTATCTGGTATCTGTTCCCCGTCTTCCGGGGCACGGCACATCTCTTGAGGACTTTCTGCAAAGCGATGCTCACGATTGGCTCAGGGCCTCTCTTGATGCTTTTCTCGATCTTAAGAGTGAGGGGCTTCCCGTGCATATTGCGGGTCTCTCGATGGGTGGGGTTCTCACCGCAATTCTGGCAGCCTATCTTTCCCCGAAAAGTGCCATTCTGGCTGCACCGGCCCTTTTGACAAGCAATCCGATCCTTCCCTTAACACCTTTTCTCAAGCTGTTCATCAGGAAATGGGAGCGGAAGAGAAAGAAGCCTTATAAAGATCCGGAACTCACCCCCCTCGCCGATGAATACGGACGATTCTACACCCCCGCCACGGCGGCGGAGCTTTACAAACTGCAAAAATTCGGACGAAAGACACTTAAGAAGATTACCGTTCCCGTTTTTACCATCTCCAGCAAAAAAGACAGGGCAGTTCCCGCGAAGGTTGCCTCCTTTGTCTCTTCATCCGTAGCCTCGCAGGTTAAGGAAGAGCTGGTGCTTACGGAGAGCCCCCATGTTGTGGTAAACGACTGCGAAAAAGAACGGGTTGCCGATGCGATTATCGACTGGCTTGATCGGCAAGATTAA
- a CDS encoding PHP domain-containing protein yields MNNYHTHTKRCQHAEGSVMDYALQAKKEKSSVLGMSDHTPLPDGRWPHMRMALSELEEYIAEIEAAAEALPELRILKGVECEWSPEYIGFYQEELLGKHSFDYLIGAVHWFPHHGEWLYIGDADTPPRLVSYARHMAKTIESGLFTFIAHPDGFGLGYNQWDENARACSLDIIASAEACALPLEINGYGLRKKKVTSPTGALRRPYPLDEFWQLASGTKIQAVCNSDAHKPSDLFSSVDQARALAEEFSVPVIDPFER; encoded by the coding sequence ATGAACAACTATCATACGCACACAAAACGCTGTCAACACGCAGAGGGTTCGGTCATGGATTACGCCCTCCAGGCAAAAAAAGAAAAGAGTTCGGTGCTCGGCATGTCGGACCACACGCCTCTCCCCGATGGGCGCTGGCCACACATGCGTATGGCCCTTAGCGAGCTTGAAGAGTATATCGCGGAAATAGAAGCGGCCGCAGAAGCCCTGCCAGAATTGAGGATCCTTAAAGGAGTGGAATGCGAATGGTCCCCGGAGTACATAGGCTTTTACCAGGAAGAACTTCTAGGTAAACACTCTTTTGACTATCTGATCGGTGCCGTCCACTGGTTTCCACACCACGGAGAGTGGCTGTATATCGGGGATGCAGACACTCCGCCACGACTTGTTTCCTATGCGCGCCACATGGCGAAAACCATAGAAAGCGGTCTTTTCACCTTTATAGCCCACCCCGACGGTTTTGGACTGGGCTACAATCAGTGGGACGAAAATGCAAGGGCCTGCAGTCTCGATATTATCGCTTCCGCCGAGGCCTGTGCGCTTCCTCTTGAAATTAATGGCTATGGTCTTCGAAAGAAAAAAGTCACAAGCCCAACGGGAGCGTTACGCCGCCCCTACCCTCTCGACGAGTTCTGGCAACTTGCCTCAGGAACAAAGATTCAGGCGGTTTGTAACTCGGATGCCCACAAACCCTCCGATCTTTTCTCTTCAGTCGATCAGGCACGGGCCCTTGCCGAAGAATTTTCGGTGCCGGTCATCGATCCCTTCGAGCGGTAA
- a CDS encoding ankyrin repeat domain-containing protein gives MKLLLLHLREDKAVAEDFCRQLKAIGVDAELHEYRSDWDFTLLGVLGETTHLLMLLRQENLERKSFAFVLGFSLGREIPLFFYFLEPVGLPTLPSQVFKADNPQDVLAYFSGERRIWAQRQKKEHAKGQLIAMGLGVGEETLVKVTAEGEIVPLKLFLEAGFSPDVRDKKGVPLLSLAVRSGHRNVVELLLDAGADIDAVSLDRGNTALMDAAADQQLEILRLLLDVGASHHFQSKNGQTALVLAVGQKHIEAASILIGAGADVEVKDALGMSARKYAQLFGLTDIIKMMDERDGR, from the coding sequence TTGAAGCTGCTGCTGCTCCATCTTAGGGAAGATAAAGCCGTAGCAGAGGATTTTTGCCGGCAATTGAAGGCCATCGGTGTGGATGCGGAACTTCACGAGTATCGTAGTGACTGGGATTTTACTCTCCTTGGAGTGCTCGGAGAAACCACTCACCTTTTGATGCTTCTACGGCAGGAGAACCTCGAACGGAAAAGCTTCGCCTTTGTCCTTGGTTTTTCTCTTGGTCGGGAGATCCCTCTCTTTTTCTATTTCTTGGAGCCCGTGGGCCTTCCCACTCTTCCCTCCCAGGTGTTTAAGGCTGATAATCCTCAGGACGTACTTGCCTATTTCTCCGGTGAAAGGCGGATATGGGCACAGAGGCAGAAGAAGGAGCATGCAAAGGGTCAACTCATTGCCATGGGCCTCGGGGTGGGTGAGGAAACCCTTGTCAAGGTCACCGCCGAAGGCGAGATTGTTCCGTTGAAGCTTTTTCTCGAGGCCGGTTTCTCTCCCGATGTTCGGGATAAGAAGGGGGTCCCGCTCCTTTCTCTTGCCGTCAGGAGCGGGCACCGGAATGTTGTTGAACTGCTGCTTGATGCCGGTGCGGATATCGATGCGGTGAGCCTTGATAGAGGAAATACCGCTCTCATGGATGCGGCTGCGGATCAGCAGCTTGAAATTCTTCGCCTGCTGCTTGATGTCGGGGCTTCTCACCATTTTCAGAGCAAGAACGGGCAAACGGCTCTTGTTCTTGCGGTTGGGCAAAAGCACATAGAGGCGGCAAGTATCTTAATAGGTGCAGGTGCCGATGTCGAGGTTAAGGATGCCCTTGGGATGTCGGCAAGGAAATATGCCCAACTTTTTGGTTTAACGGATATTATAAAGATGATGGATGAACGTGATGGAAGATAA
- a CDS encoding Trp family transcriptional regulator, which produces MENDERVSEGALAELARVLATCEDPTLIRDFLLSIFTPAEADDIGKRWALVRLLDEGKTQRTIAAELGLSLCKITRGSRELKKSHSAFRAMINLADQASR; this is translated from the coding sequence ATGGAAAACGACGAACGTGTCTCCGAAGGTGCTCTGGCGGAACTTGCCCGTGTCCTTGCAACATGTGAGGATCCAACGCTTATTCGCGATTTTCTTCTGAGCATATTCACGCCGGCGGAAGCCGATGATATTGGGAAGCGCTGGGCGCTTGTTCGGCTCCTCGACGAGGGAAAAACACAACGCACCATTGCCGCCGAATTAGGCCTGAGCCTTTGCAAGATTACCCGAGGCTCCAGGGAGCTGAAAAAGTCCCATTCGGCGTTTAGGGCCATGATTAATCTTGCCGATCAAGCCAGTCGATAA
- a CDS encoding microcin C ABC transporter permease YejB produces MGSYILRRVLLIIPTLIAIITLNFFIVQIAPGGPVDQALASMHGIGDTNMAMERIAGSSGGDQAQGQGGSREESYRGARGLDPEVVAEIEKRFGFDKPLHVRYFSMLRRYLVFDFGESLFKGKGVVELIIERMPVSLSLGLWSTLIIYLVSIPLGIAKAVRNGSRFDSWTSTAIVLGNAIPTFLFAIVLIIFFAGGSYLKWFPLRGLVSDNFDQLSAAGKIFDYFHHITLPILAMVIGGFATLTLLTKNSFLDEIGKQYVVTARAKGCTEKRVLFRHVFRNAMLLIIASFPSAFIGMFFTGSLLIEVIFSLNGLGLLGFEATMQRDYPVMFGTLYMFTLLGLVLNLISDITYTIVDPRIDFESRKQ; encoded by the coding sequence ATGGGCTCCTACATCCTTCGGCGGGTGCTTTTAATCATCCCCACCCTCATCGCCATCATCACGCTCAATTTTTTTATTGTCCAGATCGCCCCGGGCGGGCCAGTGGATCAGGCCCTTGCCTCCATGCACGGGATAGGAGATACCAACATGGCAATGGAGCGTATCGCGGGAAGCAGCGGAGGGGACCAGGCGCAGGGCCAAGGCGGCAGCCGGGAAGAAAGCTACCGCGGAGCAAGGGGCCTTGACCCGGAGGTGGTGGCGGAGATCGAAAAGCGATTCGGCTTCGATAAGCCCCTGCATGTGCGCTACTTCTCCATGCTTCGCCGCTATCTGGTCTTCGACTTCGGAGAAAGCCTCTTCAAGGGCAAGGGAGTCGTAGAACTGATCATCGAACGCATGCCGGTTTCCCTGAGCCTCGGGCTCTGGAGCACCCTCATCATCTATCTGGTATCCATCCCCCTGGGGATTGCCAAGGCCGTGAGAAACGGCAGTCGCTTCGACAGTTGGACCAGCACGGCGATCGTTCTCGGCAACGCCATTCCCACGTTTCTCTTTGCCATCGTACTCATCATCTTTTTTGCAGGGGGAAGCTATCTCAAATGGTTTCCCCTGAGGGGGCTGGTGTCCGACAACTTCGATCAGCTCTCGGCAGCGGGAAAGATCTTCGATTATTTCCATCACATTACCCTGCCCATCCTCGCCATGGTGATAGGCGGTTTTGCCACCCTTACCCTTCTGACGAAAAACAGTTTTCTCGACGAGATTGGCAAGCAGTACGTGGTAACCGCCAGGGCAAAAGGCTGTACCGAGAAACGAGTACTTTTTCGTCACGTCTTCCGAAATGCCATGCTGTTGATCATCGCAAGCTTTCCCTCGGCATTCATCGGAATGTTTTTTACCGGGAGCCTCCTGATCGAGGTGATTTTCAGTCTCAATGGATTGGGACTCCTCGGTTTCGAGGCCACCATGCAGCGGGACTATCCCGTGATGTTCGGGACCCTTTACATGTTCACCCTCTTGGGACTGGTGCTTAATCTGATCAGCGATATCACGTACACCATTGTCGATCCCAGAATCGACTTCGAATCGAGGAAGCAGTGA